From the Drechmeria coniospora strain ARSEF 6962 chromosome 02, whole genome shotgun sequence genome, the window GCTGTGTTGGGGTTGGGCAGCGGTTTTAGCTGGCAACgtccaccaccatcaccaccttTCCATCCCCCCTCTCTGCTCTCTGCTCTCTGCTTTGCtgtccgccgtcgatgatgaaACAACCAGGACGCAGCGTCGCTCTCGGCAACGACCCGCGCAGACGCGACCCATCGGAATCGGTGCCAAGCATGGAGCCAGAAGTCATGAGCcccgccggccgtcgacgtcgacatcgccAAGACCGCTTACCCACCGGACTGGATTGCAGCAACGTACGACGTTAACCTCgttcgacggccaagacgctTCGCCGCCATCACGAGTCCCGTCCGACGCATGCACGCCCGCAGCCAACACAGTTGACCACGCCTACTTCTTCCTCCCGCTGACCATGTccaggtacaagtgcagAGGTACAGTAAATAGCCGTCGTCTGCCTCGTCTGCCTCGTTCTAATATTATTTCCGTAATTAAGAATAGACGACCCCCCCGTCAGCTGCCCCTGATGGCGTCGCTCGTGGCTTCGCTAGTGCAGGAACGCGTCCCGACGGCCAACCCTCTCACCAATGGCGTCCTTCTCATCCATACCGTTCGAGCGGGAATCAGCCTTCCGATGAGATGATGTGgaaggacgagctcgacagTGACCACCAGTGCCGGGACCGtacggcacatgcacatTCGTCGTATTGTGTACGAGTAATTCGACCTAATCTGGGCCATTGTTGTTGACTcgctcctcctctcccgtCACCCTCCAGTCCCTCCCTGTCTAGTGCCGCCTCTTTTCAACCCGTAATTTGATTTCTTCTTCTCTGCAGCCACCGTCGTCTGTACGCCGGGAGGAATGCGGGTACCAGGGGGACGCCTGTGTTTCTCTCTCGCGTGCTGCGACCCTTCCTTGCTGGACTAGTGCACGGTTTTAGCAGTTTGAATGTGCATCTGCTGATAATGTACCGCTACAGATGCTCCGTAATGACACATATATATCCGGGCCGGTACcgacatcgtcgtcctcgaccaaTCTAGACGTCAGCTCTCGCACGTCCTTTgtccgtcgtcctcgtcctcggcccccATCACGCTCATTATGTCACGCTCATTAACCATCTAGCACTTGTCCGTTCGCTGTTTACATAGATATACACACTCATTTTGTTTCTTTATATACAAAACTCATTTTACATTCATGCACGCATCGATGTATGCTCGATATACCATAGACTAGCTTCATGATGCGCCTCTCCGGCTTCCTCACCATTCTCGGcctcaccgccgtcgtcgccggctggcCGACGGGTCGAGATATACTTTGGAGGCGGCAAACACCTGGTGCCCAAAACGTCGTCTACTGGGGTCAGAACGGCGGCAACACGGTGGCCAACAACGACCTGTCCTACTACTGCCGGTCCACCTCGGGCATCGAcgtcctcgtgctcgccttCATTTACCAGTACGGGGGTAGCAGCAACATTCCCTACGGTGGCTTCGGACAATCCTGCTACGTCACCTCCAACGGTCAGGGTCAGAATTGCGCCggactcgccgccgccatcgccacgtGCCAGGCCGCGGGCATCAAGATCATCCTCTCCATCGGCGGTGCCACGAGCACCTACTCGCTGCGATCCCGGGCccaggccgaggccatcggccAGTACCTCTGGGACTCGTACGGGAACTCGGGCAACAAGGTGGTCCAGAGACCGTTCGGCAAGGTCTTCGTCAACGGCTTCGACTTGGACATCGAGtccaacggcggcagcagccagTGGTATCGGTACATGGTCGCCAAGCTGCGCTCCAACTTTGCCAAGGATCCCAAGAACAGGTACTACATCACGGGTGCGCCTCAGTGCCCTATCCCGGAGCCCAACATGGGCGTCATCATCAGCAATTCCCAGTTCGATTACCTCTTCGTCCAGTTCTACAACAACAACCCCAACTGTGCGCTCGGCGTCAACGGAGGCGCCCCGATGAACTACAAGAGCTGGGCGAGCTTCCTCTCCAACACGCCGTCGAAGAATGCCAAGATCTTCATCGGCGTCCCAGcggctccgacggcggccaacgGCGTCTCCAGCGGCTCCATCTACTATGCTACCCCGAGCCAGCTGGCGTCGATCGTGAAGACCTACCGGACCGATGCCCGCTTCGGCGGCATCATGATGTGGAGCGCCGGCTTCTCCGACTCCAACGTCAGCAACGGCTGCACCTACGCCCAGCATGCAAAGAGAATACTGGTGAGCGGTGCGCCTTGCGCCCCCGCGCCcgccaagacgacgacggcgaagacgacaCCAAAGACGACACcaaagacgacgacgatagcgaagaaggcgacgacgacgacggcgaagaaggtCACAACAACGGCAGCAAAGAAGGTCACCACCACGGCGGCGAaaaagacgacgacggcggcagcaaagAAGGTCGCAACAACGgccaagccgacgacgaaaacAACtgcgaagacgacggcgccatcaAAAGTCACAACCAAGGCGGGATTGCCCATAGCCccgagagcgacgacgggcattGCCCAATGGCAACAAGTTCGTTGACTCCCTCTCCGTCCCCTCCCCCATCCGCGGCATGGCTACGGTCGAATGGAGACTGACAAATAATGCAGTGCGGCGGCCTAGGCTACACCGGTTCCACCGTCTGCGCCTATCCATACAAGTGCGTTGCCCAGGGCATCTGGTGGTCGTCTTGCCGATAGAGCAAAGGAACAGAACTGTCACCGTCATCTTGTCTGAAAGACGTTTGTACAATTCGGAGACGGCGCAGGCATTTTGGGAAATCGTGTGCTTTTAAAATATAGTAACAACGAAGAATAGACTATACCCTGACCACGCTGCACCCCGCACCGGCATGCCGTATTCTATCATGTCCGGCACTCGGCGCACAACCTCTAGCAGAGAAACACGTAGAGTTTTGGAGGTAAGGAGTAAATATGTACAATTCACGAGGGATGGTCCCTCGTTGTCGTGCTCCAGGTGCTTTTCCGTTTCATGCCATTGCTTTGCTTTTGATTTCCTTTGAATCTCCCGCCATGTCATGGTTTCTTTGGTTCGCGACTAGGCCGTGCTAGAACCTAGGCCGGCGTGTTGAACAGTCGCAGGATGCCCTCGTACATGCCGAACATGATGGCCGCGCTAGGCACCGTCCGCATCAGGTGCGGCGTGAGGCCGCCGTAGAGGCCCATGAGGCCTCCTTCCTTCCAGATGAGCTGGAAGCACTGCACCAGGCCGCTGTACTTGGGTCGGCCGTTGTCCATCGGTGCTTGTCGGAGGCGCGTGCGGGCGACCTGGAGAAGAAGAATGGTCAGTCGGTCCGTTGACCGAGTCAAGTGACGTCGGGCGTCTCCGACGGGAGAGCgagggaggacgagggagcTCACCTCGTGTGGGtaggcgaggatggcggcgacgagcttggcACCGCCCGCGGCGCCAACCTTGCCAGTCCAGTCGACGGACTTGTCCCACAAAGTCTTCTCTCGGCCGCTGCGCAGTATCCCCTCCTCGCGGCGGACGAGCGCGGCCTTCAGATGCTCGTACAGCATCCACTGCATCGCCgactcggcgacgccgaggtagCTCGCGGTCATGCCCCTGTACAGGCTCCGGACGCCCTCGTGGACCGTAATCTGCTTCAGGCAGTCGTAGCTGTTACGGTACCGTCGGTGCATGAccccggcgccgccctccgaTACGTTTCTGTCGAGCTGCAGCCGGGTCTTGACCATCCAGATGGGgttcgtcaccgtcgacgtcacGATACCGGCCGCCATACCGGCCATCATGTGGACCCAGGGCgcctcgttgccgccgttccAGTGCTCGGATATCAGGCgcttgccgttgccgtaGACGTAGAAGTTGATGCTGCGGGCgggcacgacgccgccgaggttgGGGCCGAGGCCTTTGAACAGAGCGCGGGCGCCCTCGGTCCGGTACACGGCCCCGAGGATCCGCAGGGTGTCGGTGAGATGGTAGACGGCCGCCCGCATGGGGTTCAGGGGCCCGACGGCCTTGGCGTTGGCTCGCAGCTGGGCCTGGTAGATGTCGGACTGAAGCCTCGTCTTGAGGACGTCGAGCGGTGCCgtgaccgtcgccgccgtcatgccgccgacgctggaAGGAGGCAGGCGAGGTCAGCATGGTTCGGATCAGCCGGGCAACCCACGGCGTCGTTGGCCAAGGCCTCTTGGGGCCGGCGAGCGTGCCGGCGAGAGCGCCTGGCGTaggagaggaaggggaaGACGTTACCCTCCAGCCAACATGTGCACCCACGATTTCGCAAACGGCAGCGCCTTGACTAGGCCCTGACCGTGGCTGTCGGGTGCACTTTGGGGCACGACGTCGCCCGTCTTGCCGGACTCCATGGGCACCGTATCCTCTTTAGGGACGTACACAAGCGCGTAATGCCCCGTCATCTTGTCACAGTCGCCACCGCCGTTGAAGAGAGAAGTCGCCGCCCGCGCGGGTTGCTGCACCATGGCCCGTCGACTTGTCCAGGCTGCGTTGACAGGAAAGCTGTCGCCGGCTGCGTCACCGTGGCTCGCTGACGTGGTGTAAGGATGTCAGGTTcccgatgatgatggcagGCAGCCGATTACCTGGTCGCCATCGAATTTTCAGTTGTCGCGAGCGATGCCGTTGGATGGCACGTATCGGCTGGCGGCGCAGTCTTCAAGAGTATGAGCGTGGAGGGAGGCGAAAAGCAGATTTCGTTCCGCGGTTGTGTCGAGCTGATATAGGAGCCTCCAACTTTTTTTCAGTGACGCGCCCAATTTGATGTCTCCAAGGGGTGGTTCTTGGATCCACTTTTTACAGCCCGGCAATAGGTAGTACTGTATGGGCTGTGCGAACAATGagaacaagtacttgtacttgctagtactatactgtacttagggGTTGCTGGATTATGTAACGATAAGTAAAGGAACATGTGTGCACAGCCGGTTATACAAGCACGATCAAGTGTGGTATTTATAGGTGCAGTTAGTGAACCTTTGCCTCGGCCCTGGTCCAGGATATTCTGTGTCAGTTGGGTACGTAGTACGTGATGCAccccgtacttacttgtacagaggtaattaagtaagtaataatcAACCAAGTTAGGTGCAAGtatgcatgcacggagtaagtatttcGTACTTGGACGCAGGTGCCCCGTACCACGTCTACTCGTATGCTCTGTACAAGCATGTACaaacgtacaactacaattAGAGCAGTCTTCCGACTTATGCACATCTGCgcactacagtacgtgtaaGTGCTGTGAACAAGGCACCAAGCAGCCTATGTCGGGGTGGtaaaagtgtcgattcacaTTGGTAATTAATAaacaagtacttatagcaCTCCCTAGAGTGCCCCGTAATTAGTGAATTATGTAGTGGTAGCCcaaccaaaattgaatcgtcactttgTCTAGTGACTGTACCATCTTGGCTTCGTAGTCATCACCTGTCACTCTCGATTGCGTCAACCACGCTCCGTTGTCCCTTTCTTCCTCACCCCGGGTATGTAAGTATCTACCATGCCATGGTGTGTGTTGCAAGCGACCGGCAGAGGGTCGCCTTTGACCTGGAACCACCGGCGAGGGGGCTTCACCGACCAGCAGCAATCGTCGCTTTCTTGGCCCTGGGTACTCGGGCATCCAATCTCGCTTCACGTAGCTGCCATGGGCCATCTTCTGGCCCTGACCGCTGGAGGAGACGTAGCAGGATTGTCCATAGCCGCCGTAGGGAAGTTGCTGCATCCATCCAATAACCTTGCCTCAGACGTTTGCTGACAACTCTGTGCTTGTCCCCCTGCTGCGCCGTGCTCAGTGCAGGAATAACCTGCTATAAAAGGACGGCGTATTAgcgtgtacagtagttgtgagtgctgtacggagtacacctacggcacgtaagtacagtactagttCTGCATAGGTACAGACAGTACGGAATaaactgtaagtacatgtaaatagTACAGcaaataatactccgtaccaagcaagtactgtaagtgcatgtacttgtacttgtagtccTCCCTAATTacgtagtactgtacttacctagtacggagttgctgtacagtaattagttaattaattactgcacaagtacatgtacaattgCATGGTGCTGCTTAACGTCACCCCGCCAAGGTACCGCCTGTAGTTGGGAAGCCAGCCAAGCACATCCACCCATTCATCGACAGCCTCCGAAAGACCTCAGAACGAAGCACCCGATTTTGTCTTCCACCCACGCGCCTCCCACGCCTTTCTCTCCCACGCACCCTCGCACCCTCCATCCGCGCGCCCACGCACCCACGCACACCCTCACGCGCACCCACATCATGTCCGACAAACCCATGCACAGaggcgggcgcggcggcggcaacaacTCGCGCGGTGGGCGGGGAGGTCGCGGCTGTGGCCAccacgccggtgccgacaaGACCGACAAGGCCGGAGCTGACAAGACGGCAGAGCGTCCCAAGAAGGAAAACATCCTCGATCTgtccaagtacatggacaagcAAGTCACCGTCAAGTTCAACGGCGGCCGCGAAGGTGAGCTCGCCGCCCCATCTCTCGCCACCTCCTCGCGCCGGGCCTCAGTCGACGAGCCCGAGCATCCCCGCTTTCTGGGCTGTGGGCACTAACCGTTTGAACCAGTTGTCGGAACGTTGAAAGGCTACGATGCGCTCATGAATCTCGTGCTTGACGACGTGCAGGAGACCGTCCGAGGTCTGTTCTCCATCCTTCCCGAACCAAGGCGGCGACAAACGAGCCGGGTATGCTAATGCATGCGCACCGCAGATGACGAAGGAAACGAGTCCACCCGCCCCCtcggtctcgtcgtcgcccgcggtaccctcctcgtcgtcatcacccccgtcgacggcagcgaagTCATCGCCAACCCCTTCGCCCAACCCGAGGACTCTTGAACCACCAGTCGGGGAAACGACGCCTGTTGACGTGACGACCCGAACATATACGTCACGAGCTTGGTGCGTTACGATGACACCGATACCAAAAGCATGATGCCCAGTATCCGGGTTCCGGAGACCGTGGGATGAATGAGCAAGCGGCCTTCTGCCATGGCATTGCCCGCGTGGAAGCGTGTGACGGCATGCTTTCCATCACCAAGCTGCGTGGATGCTGTGCCGATTCCATGCGGATGCTTGGCGAGCCTCTCGTTGCCTCCACCAATCCCCACGGTCGTTGCGAGCGTGGACCGAATGGCTATTGGGACGCGGAAACGGACGTCCGCCTGGTACTGTGCAATGGATGATACCGCTTTAGACGGAGACGCGTGGCGAGAATACACACATCTACCGCTGTTGCATTGCACCTTCGCCACTTCTGCACTGCCCCCGCCGTCTCAAAGTACGCAGTCGCCAGGTGCCTTGTCAACAATTCCATTATCCCCGTCGAAGGCGTCACGGCCGGCTCATGcacgcctcgcctcgtcgcacCCAAGTGGTCCGTAGAGGAGACAATTCGCTCGGCTCGACTCGTGtccatacatgtacgcgcGCACGCCGACatcccatcctcctccacccaCGACGAATACAAATCCAAATGTAAATCCACATGTATAGCCAACAACGGGCGATCACACGCACCCAAGCGGCCATCATTGCCCGAGATTGGATGACCGCTAGCTtcatggcgccggcgcccgtcCCTCCTGCGTCCCCGACTCGTCGTGACGTTCCGTGCCGAGAATTCGAGCATcctgccttggcctcgcctgCCGCGCAGCAGCCTGTGAACACGCCGACACGCGAGCCCGTCGACCGGCACGCCCCCTGGGTGCTGTGGCCCGAAAGGCACGCCGCCATCCCCGTCCTCTCATGCCGGCGGCAGGTCCGGGTCCAGGGCGCTTCgggtcggcgccgtccgagGCTGCTGTTTGCAAGCCTCGTTCGGAGACGGCGCCCGACCTCTGCCATCCGaccatgccgccgcccctTGATGCCGAGCCACGAGTGGACTTGCTGCGCGGCCTGCTCCTCTGGCGGCGTCCCCGAAGACGCGGGCTTGAAGGGCGCCCGGTGTGCTCGGGAGGGGAGTCCAACTAGAGCCcccttgcttgcttgcttgacCTCTGCAGCTCGCCAAAGGCGTTTCCCAGCTGCTTCTTCAGCTCCTTATAGCTGACGAGGAAGCTGGTCTGCTCGTCGCGGCTCGTCAGGCACACTCTCTCGTCCGTACCTGCATCGAGTCGGCTGAGGCAGCGAAGCATGTGCCCCACATCCAGCACCGGGTtcccgttgccgtcgacctgATGGAACACGTAGTCGCGGAAGAGCTTCAGCATGTAGCGCTCGCCGTTCTCCGACCATGCCCGATCTCCGTCAAACTCGAACCTCTCATTGACCGTTCCCAGCTTGAGCAATAGCCGTGCCGCGCGACCGTTCTCGAGCTCTCGGAAGAGCGCCGTGTTGAGCTCATCCGCCTGGTGCAGACCTTGATCGAAGGAAGCGACGATGTGGCCGGCGATGCCTCGGATGAACTCGTCAATCGTCTTGCGGGCCGGcgcgcgcggcggcgacagcaGCCACACGATGGTGTCCCGCATCTCGACCGAGTAGGAGCGGCCCATCTGCTCGAGCGAGGCCTGCAGGTTGGTGAGGTGGACGGGAGGCGTGTTGGTCGCGAGGCTCAGCATGGTGCGGCCAAACTGGACAAAGTCATCCTGCTGCAGCTCCTCCGTCGTCCGGCCCGAATCGAactggacgacgtcgaggacggagcaGGCGTTGAGGCGAATTCGATTCTTGTGCGTCAGCAGTATCTTGCTCACGTCGATGCATCGGGCGGCAAGGTTGGTGGCGTGTATCGCCCTCAGCGCGTTGGCTATTTGAGAAATGTACCCCCACAGAGTCGTCTCGGCAATGGGGCCCTTGGGCGGCTGAAATCGCGAGCCGTGGCCCGGGCCGGCCGTGAGATGCAGTTCCGTGAGCGTCTTGGACAAGGGGTGGTAGTCTTGCACGAATATGAGAGAGCTGTCCCCAAAGGCGCGCGTGGTAAAGGCGTCAtggatggtgacgacgttGCCGTTGTCAACCTTCCTCCATTCCTTGACGGAGCGGATCGCGTTCTCGTTGGTGAGTCGGAAACCCTCGAGCCGCCGCAGGCAGTAGAGGTTGCCGTTCTTGGACGAGAAGGCCTTGTAGACCCAGCTGGGGTACCCATATATGTCGGCGTTCTTCCGGTGCGTCGTGTccaaggcgacgagggagtGGTAGTTGTCCAGCTGCGGAAGCTGCGAATTTGGCATCATCTGCAGCGAGGCCTCGGATTTCTTCTGCAGCTCCTCCCGCAACTTTTCGGCGAGGAAAAAGTCGTGCGTGACGCGATGGTAGGGCATCAGATCGTCCCGGTGGGGGCCGACGGGCGCGTATAGATGGTGTTGGAGAGGTTGGAGAGGCGTCGTGAAGGGTGCCTGGTGAGggaagaaggaggcggcaccggcggcggccatggcatgGTCGTCGGCGTAGGGGTTGTACTGAGCCGCGGGTAGGctctggccgacggcggccatggcgaaggGGTCGAAGGATACAGCTCCTCCATCTTGGGTAGATCCATTGACGCCGGCCTGGGACGGAGTGAGCGGGAGCGGGACGGGGTGGGGTGGGGATGCGCTCACCTGCGAGGCTACGTCCAGGCTAGGGGTGAACTCGCGAATGGCGGCAGGGTTGAAGACGGCCGCTTCGGAATCGGCGGCCGGGTCGGTCGGGGTCCTCGCTGGGACAGCTGTCAGCGAGCCTGCTCCAGGGTTTGGCAGCGGAAACAAAGCAGTCACCTCCCAAAGCCCGCGGCGTGAACGCCGGGGCCGTGGCAGCCTGGGTAGAAAAGGTCGGCTTCTTGATCTGCGCAGGCTGcacgctcgtcggcgtgaaGGAAGGGGACTCGACGTTGAGAGCCTTTTTCGACCTAGAAGCAAGTGGTGGTGAGCCCATGGTCACACCGGCGGCATCGTGAGTGCATTGCATATGCCGAACGAAACTTGACGGCAATGAAAGGACAGTAGTAGCGAGGGCAGAGCCGCCGAGCATAAGGAGTCGGAAGATCCGCTCCCGTCGAGCACGACTGCGAGTTTCGACATGGCATGTCCATGAGACGGACGTCCTCGATGGCAACATGAATTTTCGCGTGGCATGATGGCGAGGTTGATGCCGTGCGTTGCGGTCGTAGCCCAGGTAGCTCTGGCTTTGGCGCCTCGTTGCCAAGTTGTCGAGCGTCGCATTTTCGTCGGGCGACCTTGGATTCCCACTCGGCTCGGAAGGCACCAGCATCAACGGCAGGAAGAGAAAGAAGAAAGTCCACGTACATGTCGAACTGACCCCCGTTGATGTTCTTGTTTGGGTCGTGAGTAAAGGTGCAGCCCTGGTCTTCGTAGCGGCAATGTCCGTATATCGAGACGTTTCGACACGGCGTCTCCTTGTTTTCTGGGTTGCGTCAGCGTCAGCAGGGGTTGCAGGGTCTGACGAGGCGAGCAAGAACGAACCGCGGCCTTTTGGTCTCGGCGAACCAACCTGGCGCCGTAGGTCGGACGGTGGGAATCGCGACGTTGTCATTTTCCACTGTCGGTGCAGGAGGGGAAATCGTCCTCTTGGGCTAGGTCTACCACGTCTGCGAGACGGTCAGCAGGCGGAGGCCAGCGGGGGTAGGGCATCATGGAGCATGAATCAGGCAGCGGGCGGCAAGCAACAAGCAGCATGGTAGGCAGACAGCCAAGTGTCACGGCCGCGGGCTCGAGCCCGAGCCGTCCGTGATGGGAGAGCGGTGACGAGTTCGgggacggtggcgacggatAGGGCGCGACGCAACGtacctcgccgaggcagTCCTAGGCCATGACTCAATTTATGTCGGCGACGCTGCGCCCATACGAaaggtggatggatggagcgGGATGGACGgcctggcggcggcctcgtaGGTGTGTGTCTGACGCTGTTCGTAAACCTGCTGGTGTTTCTTGGTGGGGAAGGAAGCGAAGCGGACACGAAGGCGATGGCAAGATGAGAGCCGACCAACTTGGCGGATACGGCAACGCTAACGCCCATGCAgcgacaagtacttgtacttggtccGAGACGAATGAACGacgctgtactccgtagtacttggcaaagtatactgtactgtaggtgctaGGCCTCCTTGAGGCACCTGACGGTTCGCCATTACTGTTGCCCACAACTAAAGGCTTCGTAACACATGTTGGTTACCACGAGTACTTGGGCAGTACGATTACTTGGGAGGGGTGACTGCTGGTGCATCTGTAtagcgcatgtacttgcaagtactgcacatcTACTGTAGGGTTATTAGGTGCACTtgggtgtacaagtacaagtaggtcagtacctagtaatttAACCTACCCAACAATTCGGATGTATGAATACGTAATAGCTGtggtggtacggagtagttgtaagtacttactgtatttaCTTAGGTTCCCAGCGACGACCGCTTCATCGGAATGACATGGCAAACAATTGTAACTGTATTTCTTTTACaactgcacaagtacaactacatatTCTGACCTGAACGTGTAGTTTTACTGCACTCTGTatctgtaggtgtacagtacttgtaccgtacttgtactgctagcacttgtactgttggtacggagtaggtagtTTTACGCGAATtggtgcatgcaagtacatgtacatagatgtacagtacaagtaataccgGAATAGGGGTGCCTATTAGTAGCTACTTGTAGCCTACCAGGCAGTGAGAGtgtaatattattattaccatGTAATGCCCGAAATTGGCACTCCTACTGCAGGTACATCAGCAGTCGTGTtcattgtaagtactccgtaggtgtacctacagtacaagttcGCACTGCGCGTAGCATACTCTGTGCAGTTATCTGGCAGGCAGGCTTAGGTACGGTGCTGCTAGCTGCATCAATGGAAGCTGCAGCTGTGCACAGTTTGCCTTGTGTATACGCCATGGAAACGTAGATGAAAACAAGCGAAAGTGACGaatacgtgcaagtacgtgtgcatTTCGTTAATGCGCACATATTTTCCCCGTTTACTGATGATTTACATTTCGACCCCAGAGTTCTATGCCGCTGATGagctacatgtacttactcaagtactttggtgtccttacagtaagtattaatactgtatcCGCACAGCACGAGTATTTACGTACATGGCGAAGGGAAGGGTGCACTGATCACGGGGCGGATCCTGACGTAATCATGGTACTGCCGCACTAGGTAAACAGCTGGTGCTGCGATATTACCTAAGAGTACGAAGTCCTTAAGCAGCATTGATGGCTGCACCTGCCCATGCCTAAGCCTGGAGGTATCAGGTACTAGCTAACCTAAGATACGCTACTAAGaactgtaggtacggagtactccgtacagcactaaTGGCGATTACCAGCCAAGGTTGATGCCAGCGTGCGCCGGTTCACTGGAACGGCCGACCGCATGCAACTCATCTCGCCACCCAAGCTTGCCTGCTCCGCAAAGCAACTTCTAGGCTTCCCTACACTCGACGCGACCTGGTCCGCCGCAGTGCAATCGTCGGTGATCTGCTCTGCGATAATTGATGGACATCTGCATCCCCGTCGACTGATCAGGCGAgcgacatggccgacgcTGCGGACCAAGAGGGACAGCTGTCCCCCAGCCAGCAGGAGGCTCTGCTGCAGTACACGCAGGTCACCGACCAACCCGTCCAGGACGCGATACCGTTGCTCCAGAGGTCGCAATGGAACGTGCAGGTACCGTGGCACCCTGGACGTACGAGGTCGCGGCAGGCTCCCTAACAAGTGCGTCATCCCCAGATCGCGATTGCCAAGTtcttcgacggcgagggaccCGACCTCGTTGCCGAAGCGATGGCGGCTCAAGACATCCCCCGGATGGCGGCGCGGCATGAGAACCTCCAAGAGAGCCTcatggcctcgtccgagcGCTCCTTTGGCGCGAGAAGCGGCAGCAGGACCGACCCCGCCCCTCGAGTCGTCCCGCAGCAGCCCGTCACCCGGCGGTCGCCCTGGCTGCTGGGCTTGCTACTTTCGCCCTTTGGCTGGGGCTggcgagcggcgacggcgctgtTCCGCACCGTTTGCTACGTGCTGACATTCCTGCCCGCGCCCCTGCGGCCGCGAGCCATCTCGAGCGGTCGGCGGCGCACGAGCGGGCGCCGGATGCTGATGCCGCGCGACACGGCGGCCCGGTTCAAGCGCGAGTTCGACGAGGAATACGGGCCGAACGAACTGCCCTTCTTCGAGGGCGGCCTGGCGCAGGCGCACGACCTGGCCAAGAAGGACGTCAAGTTTCTGCTCGTCCTGCTCATGTCCCCCGAGCACGACGACACGTCGTCGTTTGTGCGGGACACGctcctctcggccgaggtgacggaGTTTGTCAAGAACCCGGCGAACAACATGGTGCTCTGGGGCGGCAACGTGCTCGACTCGGAGGCGTACCAGGCGGCGACCGAGTACAGCTGCACCAAGTTCCCCTTCTCGGCCCTCGTCTGCGTGACGCCCAAGGAAGGCAGCGCGCGCATGGGCATCGTCAAGCGGCTCGTCgggccgatgccggcggcgacgtacCTGTCGGAGCTCCAGGGCGCGATGGAAAGGTACGGCTCCGACCTCGAAGGCGTGCGAGCCG encodes:
- a CDS encoding putative endochitinase CHI2 — encoded protein: MMRLSGFLTILGLTAVVAGWPTGRDILWRRQTPGAQNVVYWGQNGGNTVANNDLSYYCRSTSGIDVLVLAFIYQYGGSSNIPYGGFGQSCYVTSNGQGQNCAGLAAAIATCQAAGIKIILSIGGATSTYSLRSRAQAEAIGQYLWDSYGNSGNKVVQRPFGKVFVNGFDLDIESNGGSSQWYRYMVAKLRSNFAKDPKNRYYITGAPQCPIPEPNMGVIISNSQFDYLFVQFYNNNPNCALGVNGGAPMNYKSWASFLSNTPSKNAKIFIGVPAAPTAANGVSSGSIYYATPSQLASIVKTYRTDARFGGIMMWSAGFSDSNVSNGCTYAQHAKRILVSGAPCAPAPAKTTTAKTTPKTTPKTTTIAKKATTTTAKKVTTTAAKKVTTTAAKKTTTAAAKKVATTAKPTTKTTAKTTAPSKVTTKAGLPIAPRATTGIAQWQQCGGLGYTGSTVCAYPYKCVAQGIWWSSCR
- a CDS encoding PAB-dependent poly-specific ribonuclease subunit PAN3, whose protein sequence is MTTSRFPPSDLRRQVGSPRPKGRGSFLLASSDPATPADADATQKTRRRRVETSRYTDIAATKTRAAPLLTTQTRTSTGVSSTCTWTFFFLFLPLMLVPSEPSGNPRSPDENATLDNLATRRQSQSYLGYDRNARHQPRHHATRKFMLPSRTSVSWTCHVETRSRARRERIFRLLMLGGSALATTVLSLPSSFVRHMQCTHDAAGVTMGSPPLASRSKKALNVESPSFTPTSVQPAQIKKPTFSTQAATAPAFTPRALGARTPTDPAADSEAAVFNPAAIREFTPSLDVASQVSASPPHPVPLPLTPSQAGVNGSTQDGGAVSFDPFAMAAVGQSLPAAQYNPYADDHAMAAAGAASFFPHQAPFTTPLQPLQHHLYAPVGPHRDDLMPYHRVTHDFFLAEKLREELQKKSEASLQMMPNSQLPQLDNYHSLVALDTTHRKNADIYGYPSWVYKAFSSKNGNLYCLRRLEGFRLTNENAIRSVKEWRKVDNGNVVTIHDAFTTRAFGDSSLIFVQDYHPLSKTLTELHLTAGPGHGSRFQPPKGPIAETTLWGYISQIANALRAIHATNLAARCIDVSKILLTHKNRIRLNACSVLDVVQFDSGRTTEELQQDDFVQFGRTMLSLATNTPPVHLTNLQASLEQMGRSYSVEMRDTIVWLLSPPRAPARKTIDEFIRGIAGHIVASFDQGLHQADELNTALFRELENGRAARLLLKLGTVNERFEFDGDRAWSENGERYMLKLFRDYVFHQVDGNGNPVLDVGHMLRCLSRLDAGTDERVCLTSRDEQTSFLVSYKELKKQLGNAFGELQSTPGALQARVFGDAARGAGRAASPLVARHQGAAAWSDGRGRAPSPNEACKQQPRTAPTRSALDPDLPPA
- a CDS encoding mitochondrial carrier protein RIM2, with protein sequence MVQQPARAATSLFNGGGDCDKMTGHYALVYVPKEDTVPMESGKTGDVVPQSAPDSHGQGLVKALPFAKSVGGMTAATVTAPLDVLKTRLQSDIYQAQLRANAKAVGPLNPMRAAVYHLTDTLRILGAVYRTEGARALFKGLGPNLGGVVPARSINFYVYGNGKRLISEHWNGGNEAPWVHMMAGMAAGIVTSTVTNPIWMVKTRLQLDRNVSEGGAGVMHRRYRNSYDCLKQITVHEGVRSLYRGMTASYLGVAESAMQWMLYEHLKAALVRREEGILRSGREKTLWDKSVDWTGKVGAAGGAKLVAAILAYPHEVARTRLRQAPMDNGRPKYSGLVQCFQLIWKEGGLMGLYGGLTPHLMRTVPSAAIMFGMYEGILRLFNTPA